A genomic window from Candidatus Thiocaldithrix dubininis includes:
- a CDS encoding DUF3683 domain-containing protein codes for MTTLHPIREIPYNYTSFSDKEIVQRLLGKRAWELLQSLRERRETGISSHMLLEMLGDMWIVQRNPYIQDDLLDNPKRRQSLIDTLLERVGKIEERANGNELTLELMQIARSALDQFSAHFDEQGTLRDKVRKRLQKITRKDNIQFDGLARVSHVTDATDWRVEYPFVVLTPDTEQEVAELVKACIELGLTLIPRGGGTGYTGGAIPLDAMSAVINTEKLDFISEVQQRRDLPGLDKTVPVVYTGAGLVTKRVSDLAGKHGLVFAVDPTSQEASTIGGNIAMNAGGKKAVLWGTTLDNLLSWRMVTPDADWLTVTRLNHNLGKIHDQPIVQFSVQRYATDGKTPKGDAEILTFEGRYFRKEGLGKDVTNKFLGGLPGVQKEGCDGLITSSEFILHRMPDNIRTVCLEFYGTDLHEAVPAIVEIKDYLDGRKDVLLSGLEHLDERYVKAVKYTPKGARGMLPKMVLLADIVSDDAKAVADAASEVVRLANARNAEGFIAVSPEARRQFWADRSRTAAIAAHTNAFKVNEDVVIPLRNLAAYTEGIETLNIRQSMQNKVRMIDAMLEHLAGDLPELRNIPDYEASEESAAILANKIAHSVEFLKSRKARWEAILANFNAPASEHMDLLDDTAKAAQRPQDRMIDLLLRRDLRISYRTEVVRPLQDIFVGRELEALLKTLEKIHGRIRSSRLFVALHMHAGDGNVHTNIPVNSNDYQMLQEAEHMVDEIMVLARSLDGVISGEHGIGLTKYQYLDKREVDEFAAYKTKIDPQGHFNKGKLMPGSGLQDAYTPSLRLVEREALLLEHNELGQLNHDIKDCLRCGKCKPVCTTHVPRANLLYSPRNKILATGLMIEAFLYEEQTRRGISIRHFDEMNDVADHCTVCHKCVKPCPVNIDFGDVSIRMRHILRERGQKKIRLVPWAAMKFLNMKDATQIKLTRAGMVEVGFKAQDLAYKAAKATGLIKPEKRPKATLGQPTVKEQVINFVRNPLPRNLPMRTTRAMLGIEDPNIVPILRNPNMERGDAVFYFPGCGSERLFSQVGLASLAMLYKVGATTVLPPGYLCCGYPQSSTGNIAKGTQISTENRVLFHRVANALSYLDIKTVIVSCGTCMDQLLKYEFSKIFPGCRLLDIHEYLLEKGLKMQGISGKQYVYHDPCHTPMKQLNPLKVAQELTGSKVVLSDRCCGEAGTFAVTRPDIATQVRFRKRESLQDSLAELTGQPHITDHSVKILTSCPACQQGLSRYVDETGMDTDYIVVEMAKYLLGENWQTQFVETATHGGVEKVLL; via the coding sequence ATGACTACCCTGCACCCTATTCGGGAAATCCCTTATAACTACACCTCATTCTCTGATAAGGAAATCGTTCAGCGTTTGCTGGGAAAACGGGCATGGGAGCTTTTACAATCATTACGGGAACGGCGCGAAACCGGCATTTCCTCGCACATGTTGCTGGAAATGTTGGGCGATATGTGGATTGTTCAGCGTAATCCCTATATTCAAGATGATTTATTAGATAATCCTAAACGTCGTCAATCACTGATTGATACGCTATTGGAGCGCGTGGGTAAAATCGAAGAACGAGCGAATGGCAATGAACTGACCCTAGAGTTAATGCAGATTGCGCGTTCGGCTTTAGATCAGTTTTCAGCGCATTTTGACGAGCAAGGCACATTACGCGATAAAGTGCGTAAGCGTCTGCAAAAGATTACACGTAAAGATAATATTCAATTTGATGGTTTGGCGCGGGTTTCGCATGTAACCGATGCAACCGACTGGCGGGTGGAATATCCATTTGTAGTGCTCACACCGGATACAGAGCAGGAAGTCGCCGAGTTGGTAAAAGCCTGTATTGAATTAGGCTTAACGCTGATTCCACGCGGCGGTGGTACGGGTTACACCGGCGGGGCGATTCCGTTAGATGCGATGAGTGCGGTCATTAATACCGAAAAGCTTGATTTTATTAGCGAAGTGCAACAGCGCCGTGATTTGCCGGGCTTAGATAAAACCGTGCCGGTGGTGTATACCGGCGCGGGCTTGGTTACTAAGCGAGTTTCAGATTTGGCGGGTAAGCATGGCTTAGTGTTTGCGGTTGACCCAACTTCGCAAGAAGCTTCCACGATTGGCGGCAATATTGCCATGAATGCGGGTGGTAAGAAGGCGGTGTTATGGGGCACAACGCTGGATAACTTACTGTCTTGGCGCATGGTAACGCCGGATGCGGATTGGTTAACCGTTACGCGCTTAAATCACAATTTAGGTAAAATTCACGATCAGCCTATCGTGCAGTTTTCGGTGCAACGTTATGCTACTGACGGCAAAACCCCGAAAGGTGACGCTGAGATTTTGACTTTTGAAGGGCGTTATTTCCGTAAAGAAGGCTTAGGCAAAGACGTTACCAATAAATTCTTAGGCGGTTTGCCGGGTGTACAAAAAGAAGGTTGTGACGGTTTAATCACGTCCAGTGAATTTATTTTGCATCGTATGCCGGACAATATTCGTACCGTGTGTTTAGAGTTTTATGGCACGGATTTACACGAAGCAGTGCCAGCAATTGTCGAGATCAAAGATTATCTGGATGGGCGTAAAGATGTCTTGTTATCGGGCTTGGAGCATTTAGACGAGCGTTATGTGAAAGCGGTCAAATACACGCCAAAAGGTGCGCGTGGGATGTTGCCGAAAATGGTATTGCTGGCAGATATTGTGAGTGATGATGCTAAAGCAGTGGCAGATGCCGCCTCTGAAGTAGTACGTTTAGCCAATGCGCGTAATGCGGAAGGCTTTATTGCCGTGAGTCCAGAAGCGCGCCGTCAATTTTGGGCAGACCGTTCGCGCACAGCCGCGATTGCTGCGCATACCAATGCGTTTAAGGTGAATGAAGATGTGGTGATTCCACTGCGCAATTTAGCAGCTTATACCGAAGGCATTGAAACCCTAAATATTCGCCAATCCATGCAGAACAAAGTGCGCATGATTGACGCAATGCTGGAACATTTAGCCGGTGATTTGCCAGAATTGCGCAATATTCCGGATTATGAAGCGAGTGAAGAAAGCGCTGCCATTTTGGCGAATAAGATTGCGCATTCGGTTGAGTTCTTAAAAAGCCGTAAAGCACGCTGGGAAGCTATTTTAGCCAACTTTAATGCGCCTGCCAGTGAACATATGGATTTATTGGATGACACGGCAAAAGCCGCGCAACGTCCGCAAGATCGTATGATTGATTTGCTATTACGCCGCGATTTACGTATTTCTTACCGTACGGAAGTGGTACGCCCCTTACAAGATATTTTCGTTGGGCGTGAACTCGAAGCCTTATTAAAAACTTTGGAAAAAATTCACGGACGCATTCGTTCTAGCCGTTTGTTTGTCGCCTTACACATGCACGCGGGCGATGGCAATGTACATACCAATATTCCAGTAAATTCCAATGACTACCAAATGCTACAAGAAGCCGAGCATATGGTGGATGAAATTATGGTGTTGGCGCGTTCGCTCGATGGGGTTATTTCCGGTGAACACGGCATAGGTTTAACCAAATATCAGTATTTGGATAAACGCGAAGTTGATGAATTTGCGGCTTATAAAACCAAGATTGACCCACAAGGGCATTTCAATAAAGGCAAGCTGATGCCGGGTTCTGGCTTGCAGGATGCGTATACGCCTTCTTTGCGTTTGGTTGAACGGGAAGCTTTATTGTTAGAACACAATGAGTTAGGGCAGCTCAATCACGATATTAAAGACTGTTTGCGTTGTGGCAAATGTAAGCCTGTGTGTACCACACATGTGCCGCGTGCCAATTTATTGTATTCCCCGCGTAATAAAATTTTAGCGACGGGTTTAATGATTGAGGCGTTCCTGTATGAGGAACAAACTCGGCGAGGTATTTCAATTCGTCACTTTGATGAAATGAATGATGTCGCCGATCATTGCACCGTTTGCCATAAGTGCGTGAAACCTTGCCCAGTGAATATTGATTTTGGCGATGTCAGTATTCGCATGCGGCATATTCTGCGTGAACGTGGGCAGAAGAAAATTCGGCTTGTGCCGTGGGCTGCCATGAAATTCCTGAATATGAAGGATGCAACCCAGATTAAATTGACGCGGGCGGGCATGGTAGAAGTCGGCTTTAAAGCGCAAGACTTAGCCTATAAAGCGGCGAAAGCGACCGGCTTAATTAAACCGGAAAAACGACCGAAAGCGACCTTGGGTCAGCCTACTGTTAAAGAACAAGTGATTAATTTTGTGCGTAATCCCTTGCCGCGTAATTTGCCGATGCGCACCACACGGGCTATGTTGGGAATTGAAGACCCGAACATCGTACCGATTTTGCGTAATCCCAACATGGAGCGTGGCGATGCGGTGTTTTATTTCCCCGGCTGTGGTTCGGAACGTTTATTTAGCCAAGTGGGTTTAGCCAGCTTAGCTATGCTATATAAAGTCGGGGCAACTACCGTTTTGCCACCCGGTTATTTATGTTGTGGTTATCCGCAAAGCAGTACGGGTAATATTGCCAAGGGTACGCAAATTTCTACTGAAAACCGCGTGTTATTCCATCGCGTGGCGAATGCCCTTAGCTATTTGGATATTAAAACCGTGATTGTGTCGTGCGGCACGTGTATGGATCAGTTGCTGAAATATGAATTCAGTAAAATTTTCCCCGGTTGCCGTCTTTTGGATATTCACGAGTATTTGCTAGAAAAAGGCTTAAAAATGCAAGGAATTAGTGGTAAGCAATATGTATATCACGACCCTTGCCATACGCCTATGAAACAGCTTAATCCACTGAAAGTTGCACAAGAGTTAACCGGTTCAAAGGTGGTATTAAGTGACCGTTGTTGTGGGGAGGCGGGAACATTTGCGGTCACACGCCCTGATATTGCTACGCAAGTGCGTTTCCGTAAACGCGAGAGCCTGCAAGATAGTTTGGCAGAATTAACCGGGCAACCTCATATTACCGATCATAGCGTTAAAATTTTGACTTCTTGCCCCGCTTGCCAACAAGGTTTATCCCGTTATGTGGATGAAACAGGCATGGATACCGATTATATCGTGGTAGAAATGGCGAAATATTTGTTAGGCGAAAACTGGCAAACCCAATTTGTAGAAACCGCAACTCATGGCGGGGTAGAGAAGGTATTACTGTAA
- a CDS encoding DUF2889 domain-containing protein: protein MPLTQTVRRKAMHTRVVTCHGYLREDGLWDIEGHMVDTKPYAFANADRGGFINANEPLHGMWVRLTIDDQFKIHDAEAVTDWSPFKHCSDIAPIFKQLIGESIGYGWNRKLKELMGGVRGCTHLTELLGPIATTAFQTVMSARPDYCGDLEGNAVDKPPYIDTCHMLKESSEVVMKYWPRFYKPEAEPKTS, encoded by the coding sequence ATGCCATTAACACAAACAGTTCGGCGTAAAGCCATGCATACCCGTGTAGTGACCTGTCATGGTTACTTACGCGAAGATGGATTATGGGATATTGAAGGGCATATGGTGGATACCAAGCCTTATGCGTTTGCCAATGCAGATCGTGGCGGCTTTATCAATGCCAATGAGCCACTACACGGTATGTGGGTGCGCTTAACCATTGATGACCAATTTAAAATCCATGATGCGGAAGCGGTTACCGATTGGTCGCCGTTTAAACATTGCTCGGATATTGCACCTATTTTTAAGCAATTGATTGGCGAGTCGATTGGTTATGGTTGGAATCGTAAGCTTAAGGAATTGATGGGCGGTGTGCGTGGTTGTACGCATCTCACCGAATTATTAGGCCCGATAGCCACGACTGCGTTTCAAACCGTCATGAGTGCACGCCCTGATTATTGTGGCGATTTAGAAGGTAATGCCGTGGATAAGCCACCGTATATTGACACCTGCCATATGCTGAAAGAAAGCAGTGAAGTGGTTATGAAATATTGGCCGCGTTTCTATAAACCTGAGGCTGAGCCTAAAACCAGTTAA
- a CDS encoding response regulator transcription factor: MNQRKLIYVVDDEADICKLVCAELIRYGHEAHAFYTGTQAQYAIKQKQPDLLIMDLGLPDMDGLNLVRQWSHFGDMGVIILSGRNSATDRVLGLELGADDYINKPFDSRELVARANSLLRRISKLASNFQPSADVKLAKFGEWQFDPNTLTLQHNDGQQENLSHSEAELLLSLLKAPRKILSREQLLKERNEASFDRCIDVRMSRIRKKLEHDSTAPRLIKTVYGAGYMLMADVNWF, from the coding sequence ATGAATCAACGCAAATTAATTTACGTCGTGGATGATGAAGCCGATATTTGTAAATTAGTTTGCGCCGAATTGATTCGTTATGGGCATGAAGCTCACGCATTTTATACAGGAACACAAGCACAATACGCGATTAAACAAAAACAACCGGATTTACTGATTATGGATTTGGGCTTGCCGGATATGGATGGCTTAAATCTGGTTCGCCAATGGTCACATTTCGGCGATATGGGCGTTATTATTTTATCAGGGCGCAATAGCGCCACTGACCGCGTCTTAGGTTTAGAACTGGGTGCAGATGATTATATTAATAAGCCCTTCGATTCGCGTGAGTTAGTAGCACGTGCGAATAGTTTGTTAAGACGCATTAGCAAACTTGCCAGTAATTTTCAACCCAGTGCAGACGTTAAATTGGCTAAGTTTGGTGAGTGGCAATTTGACCCTAATACCTTGACGCTACAACATAATGACGGGCAACAGGAAAACCTCAGCCATTCGGAAGCCGAATTACTGCTGTCATTACTGAAAGCACCCCGTAAGATTTTATCCCGCGAGCAATTGCTCAAAGAACGCAATGAAGCCAGCTTTGATCGTTGTATTGATGTGCGCATGTCGCGCATTCGCAAAAAATTAGAGCACGATAGCACTGCACCGCGTTTAATTAAAACGGTATACGGTGCAGGCTATATGTTAATGGCAGATGTTAACTGGTTTTAG
- a CDS encoding cache domain-containing protein, with translation MLYKLNPLRSKLSRRFFAVVGGLLVAAFTLVYWYSVPLINQKVFEIERGSSRLILNNVFELANRMYANMEDYRAQALQVHQQQLMASVAITASYLRSNLKQGYSREQTFNTIRDFSFGQRDYIWVADYQGTILSHPDPRFHGKTASTILDKQGSQILMPIIQLAIQQGAGFYPYQWQKLDGAHALAKISYVKSYPEWGLVIGAGVYLDDIEQEVAQRKARALQELRAALATIQVAKTGYLFVFDSKAHMLIHPNANIDQTEFKTLQNPLTHHSIANDLMTIADTGKELTYLWDKPSDPGHYVYEKLSLVRYLKGFDWYICSSVYTDELQSSALVLSNRILTIAFITLLLSLGLAFYFIKRITQPLNQLAATALQVSQGDLNARSSIQQNDEIGLLAQSFDGMVQRLKTTIDSLDSEVKQRTDALLETNAKAQRMQAVAQLAGGLAHDFNNLLAIILGNLRLITESSTIQTSLTDYTEPALRAATRGAELTQRLLAFARRQPLQPQMIELQHLLDEVLLLLKNTLGQHIQLSYTDNSPQAIWLKVDASQLENALINLALNAKEAMPKGGRIHISVNLLDYRQKPPPTDFDEAISADLYSLLQIEDTGEGFSEAAQIAAFEPFYSTKQGKNSGLGLSMVYGFVKQSQGYIQIANRKPHGACISLLLPLVAAPLSTDVQQTSGMPEPALQSKLWLLVEDDADVRQLIRHYLLDFGLQVIEAEDAQEASALIKQLPELAGMVSDMLLNGSVQGLNLAQQLQQQQPQSVIVLMSAYTPLDFLPMVKQGWVFLTKPFTAEALQQALHHALSRQGVSP, from the coding sequence TTGTTATACAAGCTTAATCCTCTACGTTCTAAACTCTCTCGCCGCTTCTTTGCGGTGGTTGGCGGTTTGTTAGTCGCCGCCTTTACGCTAGTTTATTGGTATTCTGTTCCACTCATTAATCAGAAAGTATTTGAAATTGAGCGTGGTTCTAGCCGTTTAATTTTGAATAATGTGTTTGAGCTCGCGAATCGCATGTATGCAAACATGGAAGACTATCGCGCCCAAGCTTTACAAGTTCACCAACAGCAATTAATGGCCAGCGTCGCTATTACTGCTTCCTATTTGCGTTCCAATCTCAAACAAGGTTATAGCCGTGAACAAACGTTTAATACCATTCGCGATTTTAGTTTTGGGCAACGTGATTATATTTGGGTTGCCGATTATCAAGGCACGATTCTATCGCATCCCGACCCGCGTTTTCATGGCAAAACGGCCAGCACTATTCTGGATAAGCAAGGCTCACAAATCTTAATGCCGATTATTCAATTGGCTATTCAACAGGGAGCTGGTTTTTATCCTTATCAATGGCAAAAATTAGACGGGGCACATGCCTTAGCCAAAATTTCGTATGTTAAAAGTTATCCAGAATGGGGTTTAGTGATTGGTGCAGGGGTTTATTTAGATGATATTGAACAAGAAGTAGCACAACGTAAAGCACGCGCTTTGCAAGAATTACGCGCCGCTCTAGCGACGATTCAGGTCGCCAAAACAGGTTATTTATTTGTATTCGATTCCAAAGCGCACATGCTAATTCACCCCAATGCTAATATTGATCAAACCGAATTTAAAACCCTACAAAATCCGTTAACTCACCATTCCATTGCTAATGACTTAATGACTATTGCCGATACCGGCAAGGAACTAACTTATTTATGGGATAAGCCCAGCGATCCGGGGCATTACGTGTACGAAAAGCTCTCATTGGTGCGTTATTTAAAAGGCTTCGACTGGTATATTTGTTCGTCAGTTTATACCGATGAATTACAAAGCAGCGCTTTAGTGCTAAGCAATCGCATTTTAACCATTGCCTTTATTACTTTACTGCTTAGCTTAGGTTTAGCATTTTATTTTATTAAACGAATTACCCAACCGTTGAATCAATTAGCTGCCACCGCGCTGCAAGTCAGTCAAGGCGATTTAAATGCACGCAGCAGTATTCAACAAAATGATGAAATAGGCTTACTGGCACAGAGCTTCGACGGCATGGTGCAACGTTTGAAAACCACCATTGATTCATTGGACAGTGAAGTCAAACAGCGTACCGATGCTTTATTAGAAACCAATGCGAAAGCCCAACGGATGCAAGCGGTGGCGCAATTGGCAGGCGGCTTAGCCCATGATTTTAACAATCTACTCGCTATTATCTTGGGCAATCTGCGCTTAATTACTGAGTCAAGCACAATACAAACCAGCCTAACCGATTACACTGAACCTGCATTGCGCGCTGCCACTCGCGGCGCCGAACTCACACAACGCTTACTGGCTTTTGCACGTCGCCAACCTTTACAACCCCAAATGATTGAATTACAGCATTTGTTAGATGAAGTATTGTTATTACTGAAAAATACCTTGGGGCAGCATATTCAATTGAGTTACACAGATAACAGCCCACAAGCTATTTGGTTAAAAGTGGATGCCAGCCAATTGGAGAATGCCTTAATTAATTTAGCACTGAATGCTAAAGAAGCCATGCCTAAAGGCGGACGTATTCATATCAGTGTTAATCTGCTGGATTATCGGCAAAAACCACCGCCAACTGATTTTGATGAAGCCATTAGCGCGGATTTATACAGCTTGCTGCAAATTGAAGACACAGGCGAGGGTTTTAGCGAAGCGGCACAAATCGCTGCATTTGAACCATTTTATAGCACTAAGCAAGGCAAAAACTCCGGCTTGGGTTTAAGTATGGTGTATGGCTTTGTTAAGCAATCGCAAGGTTATATTCAAATTGCCAATCGTAAACCGCATGGCGCGTGTATTAGTTTATTATTACCGTTAGTCGCTGCCCCCTTATCGACTGATGTACAACAAACGAGCGGCATGCCTGAACCCGCGTTACAAAGCAAATTGTGGCTATTAGTAGAAGATGATGCGGATGTTAGACAATTAATCCGCCATTATTTATTGGACTTTGGCTTGCAGGTAATTGAAGCAGAAGACGCACAAGAAGCCAGCGCATTAATTAAGCAATTACCTGAATTAGCCGGAATGGTCAGCGATATGTTATTAAATGGCAGCGTACAGGGCTTAAACTTAGCGCAACAGCTTCAGCAACAACAGCCGCAGAGTGTTATTGTATTAATGAGTGCCTATACCCCGCTTGATTTTCTACCTATGGTTAAACAAGGTTGGGTATTTCTAACGAAACCATTTACAGCCGAAGCCTTACAGCAAGCCCTGCATCATGCATTATCACGGCAAGGAGTATCGCCATGA
- a CDS encoding acyl-CoA synthetase: protein MSETNIYEQHLGQVPANYEALTPLNFLERAAMVFPNKVAVIHSDANIRRTWAETYTRCRQFASALSKRGIGVGDTVSIICPNLPEHFEAHFAIPMTGAILNSVNTRLDAPSVAFILKHAQTKILITEREMNAVVSKALAMLDEKPLIIEIDDPSFQEGKLLGGIPYEDFLLEGDPEYAWQIPSNEWNAISLNYTSGTTGDPKGVVYHHRGAYLNAVSNALSWSMPNHARYLWTLPMFHCNGWCFPWTMAVVAGVSICLRHVRAQKIVELIISEQVDHLCGAPIVLSMIGNAPDSVKAGITHPVKVMTAGAPPPAAVIQTMEEMNFDVTQVYGLTETYGPCVVSVWQDEWDGCSMEERARLKARQGVRAPMQEGLMVADPATLEPVEKDGQTVGEIFMRGNIVMKGYLKNPATTDASFAGGWFHSGDLAVWHPDGYIEIKDRSKDIIISGGENISSIEVEDVLYKHPKIQDVAVVAKPDEKWGEVPCAFIKLAEDVKMTEDEVIEYCRLNMARYKVPKKVVFVDLPRTSTGKVQKFVLRQWARDAE from the coding sequence ATGTCTGAAACTAATATTTATGAACAGCATTTAGGTCAAGTGCCTGCCAATTATGAAGCACTGACCCCACTAAATTTTCTCGAGCGCGCCGCGATGGTATTCCCTAATAAGGTAGCGGTGATTCATTCCGATGCGAATATTCGCCGCACTTGGGCAGAAACTTATACCCGTTGTCGGCAATTTGCCAGTGCCTTGAGTAAGCGTGGTATTGGGGTAGGCGATACTGTTTCTATTATTTGCCCTAATCTACCTGAACACTTTGAAGCGCATTTTGCCATTCCCATGACAGGCGCGATCTTAAATTCCGTCAATACTCGTTTAGATGCACCATCGGTTGCGTTTATTTTAAAACACGCGCAAACCAAGATTTTAATTACCGAGCGTGAAATGAACGCTGTGGTTAGCAAAGCCTTGGCCATGCTGGATGAAAAGCCGCTAATTATTGAGATTGATGATCCTAGCTTCCAAGAGGGGAAGCTATTAGGCGGTATTCCTTACGAAGATTTCTTATTAGAAGGTGACCCTGAATACGCGTGGCAGATTCCTAGCAATGAATGGAACGCGATTAGCTTGAACTACACCTCCGGTACCACAGGTGATCCTAAAGGTGTGGTGTATCATCATCGTGGCGCGTATTTAAATGCCGTGAGCAATGCGTTGTCTTGGAGTATGCCAAACCATGCACGTTATTTGTGGACATTACCTATGTTCCACTGTAATGGCTGGTGTTTCCCGTGGACAATGGCGGTTGTTGCAGGTGTCAGTATTTGTTTACGGCATGTACGCGCTCAAAAAATCGTGGAATTGATTATTAGCGAACAAGTCGACCATCTCTGCGGTGCGCCGATTGTGCTTAGTATGATTGGTAATGCGCCGGATTCCGTCAAAGCGGGGATTACCCATCCCGTCAAAGTTATGACCGCTGGTGCACCACCCCCTGCAGCAGTGATTCAAACTATGGAAGAAATGAACTTCGATGTTACTCAAGTTTATGGGCTAACCGAAACTTATGGTCCTTGTGTAGTCAGTGTTTGGCAGGATGAATGGGACGGTTGTAGCATGGAAGAACGTGCCCGCCTAAAAGCGCGTCAAGGGGTACGTGCGCCGATGCAAGAGGGTTTAATGGTAGCAGACCCCGCAACGTTAGAACCGGTGGAAAAAGACGGTCAAACCGTTGGCGAAATTTTCATGCGCGGCAATATCGTCATGAAAGGCTATCTGAAAAACCCTGCAACGACTGATGCCTCTTTTGCGGGTGGCTGGTTTCACTCGGGCGACCTCGCGGTATGGCATCCAGATGGTTATATAGAAATTAAGGATCGCTCTAAAGACATTATTATTTCCGGTGGAGAGAATATTTCCAGTATCGAAGTAGAAGATGTTTTATATAAACATCCGAAAATTCAAGATGTTGCGGTCGTTGCCAAGCCTGATGAAAAATGGGGCGAAGTGCCTTGTGCCTTTATTAAACTCGCCGAAGACGTGAAAATGACTGAGGATGAAGTCATTGAGTACTGCCGCTTGAATATGGCGCGTTATAAAGTACCGAAAAAAGTGGTGTTTGTTGATTTACCGCGTACCTCAACCGGTAAAGTGCAAAAATTCGTATTACGCCAATGGGCGCGTGATGCTGAATAA
- a CDS encoding electron transfer flavoprotein subunit beta/FixA family protein gives MKIVVAVKRVIDYSVKVRVKADNTDVDLSNVKMSINPFDEIAVEEAVRLKEAGIATEIVVVTIGAKAAQDQIRSAMAMGADRGIWVETADSNLNALSVAKLLAKVVQNEQPGLVLLGKQAIDSDNNQTGQMLAALLNYPQATFASKVSIAEGKAQVTREIDGGLQTLSLTLPAVVTTDLRLNEPRYVKLPDIMKAKKKPLDATSPEALGVSIHNTISLLKVETPAERQAGIKVESVDALIDLLKNQAKVL, from the coding sequence ATGAAAATAGTTGTAGCTGTTAAGCGAGTGATTGATTACAGCGTCAAAGTACGCGTCAAAGCTGATAATACCGACGTTGACTTAAGCAATGTCAAAATGTCCATTAACCCCTTCGATGAAATTGCGGTGGAAGAAGCGGTTCGTTTAAAAGAAGCAGGCATTGCCACTGAAATTGTGGTCGTCACAATTGGCGCAAAAGCAGCACAAGATCAAATTCGCTCGGCAATGGCAATGGGTGCGGATCGCGGTATTTGGGTTGAAACGGCGGATAGTAATTTGAATGCGCTCAGTGTCGCTAAACTATTAGCTAAAGTCGTACAAAATGAGCAACCGGGTTTAGTGTTATTAGGTAAGCAAGCGATTGATTCTGATAATAATCAAACCGGACAAATGTTGGCGGCGCTCTTAAATTATCCCCAAGCCACCTTTGCGTCTAAAGTCAGTATTGCGGAGGGTAAAGCACAAGTAACGCGTGAAATTGACGGTGGTTTACAAACCTTAAGTTTAACCTTGCCCGCCGTGGTGACCACTGATTTGCGCTTGAATGAGCCGCGCTACGTGAAACTACCCGATATTATGAAAGCCAAGAAAAAACCTTTGGATGCTACCTCGCCAGAAGCCTTAGGGGTCAGCATACACAATACGATCAGTTTGTTAAAAGTCGAAACGCCTGCCGAGCGTCAAGCCGGTATTAAAGTAGAAAGCGTGGATGCATTAATTGATCTTTTGAAAAACCAAGCAAAAGTGCTGTAA
- a CDS encoding FAD-binding protein, with protein sequence MSILVIAEHDNQSLKPATLNAVTAAQQLGAELEILVVGANCQAVAQAAAAIAGVSKVKVADNVAYEHQLAENVSQLIAKLAPAYSHVLAPATTTWKDTLPRVAALLDMNMLGDVLAVVSADTFKRPIYAGNAIATVQSSDAIKLITVRGTAFDAAAAVGGTATIEAVTDVLVAEKTQFVGEEIVKSDRPELTAAKIVVSGGRGVGSAENFGIIYSLADKLGAAVGASRAAVDAGYVPNDMQVGQTGKVVAPQLYIAVGISGAIQHLAGMKDSKVIVAINKDPDAPIFQVADYGLVGDLFSVVPELTAKL encoded by the coding sequence ATGAGCATTTTAGTTATTGCAGAACATGATAACCAAAGCCTGAAACCCGCCACGTTAAATGCGGTTACGGCTGCGCAACAATTAGGCGCTGAGCTTGAAATTTTAGTGGTTGGTGCGAATTGTCAAGCAGTTGCCCAAGCCGCCGCTGCTATTGCAGGCGTTAGTAAAGTTAAAGTCGCTGATAACGTTGCATATGAGCATCAACTAGCGGAAAACGTTAGCCAATTGATTGCCAAACTTGCCCCTGCGTATAGCCATGTACTTGCACCTGCGACTACCACATGGAAGGACACTTTACCGCGTGTAGCGGCGTTATTGGATATGAATATGCTGGGCGACGTTTTGGCTGTCGTCAGTGCGGATACGTTTAAGCGTCCGATTTATGCAGGTAATGCGATTGCTACCGTACAAAGTAGCGATGCCATTAAGTTGATTACCGTACGGGGTACGGCGTTTGATGCAGCCGCTGCGGTCGGGGGCACAGCTACTATTGAAGCAGTGACGGATGTATTAGTTGCTGAGAAAACCCAATTTGTGGGTGAAGAAATTGTGAAATCGGATCGCCCCGAATTAACCGCTGCGAAAATCGTAGTGTCGGGTGGGCGTGGTGTAGGTTCAGCGGAAAACTTCGGCATTATTTACAGCCTAGCTGACAAATTAGGCGCGGCGGTAGGTGCATCACGTGCGGCGGTAGATGCCGGTTATGTACCGAACGATATGCAAGTAGGGCAAACCGGCAAAGTGGTTGCCCCGCAATTGTATATTGCCGTGGGTATTTCCGGTGCTATTCAACATTTAGCGGGTATGAAAGACTCCAAAGTGATTGTAGCTATCAATAAAGACCCCGATGCACCTATTTTCCAAGTAGCCGATTACGGTTTAGTAGGCGATCTGTTTAGTGTCGTCCCTGAATTAACCGCCAAACTGTAA